Genomic DNA from Xiphophorus hellerii strain 12219 chromosome 16, Xiphophorus_hellerii-4.1, whole genome shotgun sequence:
tgtaggaccaagaaaaaaaaagtttttgtattGAAGAAGTTGCTGATTTACTCAGGCCTTATTTTGTGTTGatatgggttgttttttttatccagagTTTGAATCAAAGACATATTTTATGCCTAttttatcacacacacacacacacacacacatatataacTTGGAAATCAAACCTTCAAAATGTATGATGCTCTTCCATTTCAACCTGCTCGGTTTGGGCCCAGGTACATTTAACCAGTGAAGCTTAATCTTCAGTCCTTCTGTGGTCAAGGTTTAAATATAACAATGAGACATATTGTTTGAATATACATGTAGTTTATtgataaaatgatcaaaatagtCAAATGATTTATGACTGAGTGCACCTcaaatatttaagttaaatCCCTGGCAATTCTGAATTAGTTCATCTCATCTATGTATCTGCAATGTCCTGCTActcatcaaaatacatttttgtctgtagAGAATTTAACTAAGATTCACACTGGTTGTTATGTATAAATGTAGACTGTACACTATGCTTCatagctttcaaaataaaaagtgtttatgGGAagagtttaaagaatcatcttcaGTACAATACAGAAAATCAAACTctacaaaatgttcagtttcattttaatctgCAACAACACAATTTTAATAGGATGGATATGTAGATCACAAGCTGCTGTCCTTTATGGCGCCAGGGTTTTCCATTGCCTTTGTTCTGCGAGCAACAGCTTCCAAGATCTTCTTCCTGGGTCCCAACTGGATGCGAATGCCTTTCAGGTCATCATCAGAGCAAAGAATGAGCGCCTCCAAGTCCAAGTGCTCTCTTTTGAAAGCGGGGGCAAATTCTGGCAAGGAGATGGTAGACAAGAAGACCGCCAAAGGAGACATTTCCTCATCTTCGTCATCATCCAGTCCCAGATCTTCTTGATCCCAAGGAAGGTCACCATCACCAGCCTCCTCAAAGCCAGCTGCGTCCTCATCTGCCTCAAACAACTGGTTCTCAACGAGGTAGCCAAGACTTTCGTTATTCCCTGTGGGAACAACATCTTCTGTCTCCATGTTCATCTTCTTCATAAAAATCAGGCCTCCAAAGCCAGGTCGGTTAAAGATGGATTGTTTGACTTCGCTTGGCTCGTCTCTGGAGTCATCATCTTCATATCCCTCCATCTCTCCGCTGACTGGATCACTCTCATCTTGTTCTTCAAAGACATCCAGAAACTCTGGTTTGTCAGAGGATTCATTCTCCTGCCTACGGAAAATAACATTCCCATCTCCTCCTGATCTCTGCAGTGTAcccttctctttctttcccaTCTTCTGGAGAGTGCCTTTAACTCTAGCTGTAACAGAGCCTGATTTGTCTGCAGCAATAAGCTTGGAGAATTGCTCACTCCTCATTGTGCCATCATCTGAGAAACCTGATCCCATGCTCGCCTCAGAAACCGACCCATTCACGCTTCCTCCACGGCTCATTCTATCCATCTTGTTTTGGTGCTTTTTCTTCACCTTCTCATAGAATTTCACTCGTCTCTCTGCCTCTTTCTGGGCTTCCTTCTTGACGTTGGCGACCTTTTTAGGGTTTTGGTTGGTTTGTTGTGAGGAGGCATCATCCAGAAATCGCACACAGTCCATGTGGCCTCGAGACGCAGCAACGTCCATAGGTGTGTGGAAATCATTGTCCAGGGCAAAAAGATTGGCGCCGAAGTTCACCAGAAAGCTGATGATGTGCATGTGGCCGTTAGCAGATGCGTGGTGTAGCGGCGTATTTCCCCAGATGTCACTCTTGTTGGGATCTCCTCTGtgaaacacaaagagagagGGAAATCAAATCTGAATTTGTGGTTTAAATTGCTGAAAATTTCCTAAACCTGAAAGCAGTTTGCTTgataaagcaaaacaagaaaaatactAGTTCACTTGGTAGACAAACTGTGACTTAGGGTAATTAATATTGCTAATATGCTGATTTATGGTACTTATAGTATAAGTACCATAAATCGGATACCCTTATTGCCTACATCATGAGGTTACACCCAAAGTTAGAATGTGCTGTTTTAGCAGTAAATGCTCTGGAATGAAGAACATAATTTGCACAGTAAAAGAATGTTAGTGTGATAACCCAGACAGAGTATTCGAACCCTTTGAGCCTTTTTATATCAGGTTATAACTATCaaacttttgtgtattttatttaatggtcTTGTATATGATAGACCAATACACATTAGGACACAATAGTgatgtgaaaggaaaataagtcattgttttattacattttcctACAAGCAGAAAACCTAAAATAGAATTTGAGTAAAACTAAAGGTACATTTTGCAGCAATTCAAGactttaggttttaaaatacaCACTGTATTTACACTACAGTAATTATGTTACTTATAGAAGCATTTATTTGCCCTGGATTGTATCTAGATGTGTCAGTGTAAAGGGGAAAGACTAAAAATCTatgacacacttttcagatttctatgctaaagaaaagataaaacaatttattctcATCCCTCCACTTTACAACTTTCCActagtttgttttggtttgttttggtctttcaCATAAGGTGACCCCAAATATGCATTAAAACTTGTGGTTCATATGTCACAAAAAGTGGAAGCATCAAAGGAGTATGAATGCTTGAGGGCACTGTTAATGAGATTACCGTACTTGTTGAGCTTTAATTTGGTGCAGTTGGATAGTTGtccaaaattaaaagaaatttaatatcAAAGTATATAAACTTAATGCTCCTATTGAActcaaaatattgaaaattgcctgttgtttttaaaaaaataaaatattaagaaataccAAGACAAGTATAACATGCACATTTATGGTTCTAAATGTTTGTTCATATCTATTTTTTAAGGTGATCAGATACAAAAGATGTGGGGAACAAGTTTCAGAGTACACTAATATTTCTTAAAGACTTTTCTTACAGTTTTACATGACCGAATATGacaagtttaaatgtttctctgtAAAAGCTATGGCAACCTTCAGTGTGTACCTTGTCAGCcaataaagttttattacaacCACTGGAGCAGAGCTATAAATGTGCTGCTGGTTGGAGTCTGTTTCCATAAAACAATACATAACCTGCTCATATCTGTTTCTACATTCTGTAAGGCCTTATCACTTCCTGATCTCACCTTGCTGTCAATGAGCCTCCCACCTTTCTCGCCAAGAATACAAacagaaatctaaaaatgttaagTAATATGTTAGTAAAAATACCAATATTCTAAAAACTGAGTGAGGTTGAAGATAATCAATGAGCTATTAGAAATTTTAAGTCTTTTCtacttttgtcacatttatcTAGACTTTATTGATACATTTACTGGTTCTTTTTATCATAAATTTCAGTTCTGGCTgtaattgtgaaaatgtttttgaccacATGCTCTATTATAAGCAAGTTACTTCCAGTTAAATTTCTTAAACACACCAACTCTGAgtgtttttgttcatcttttgTTGTCCTGACAGTGGGATGGGGTGGTGGGCCTGCAAAGATAAAGAGCTTTATTGTTTAACAGGATGGATTTGGATGACTAAACTTTTAGGTCAGCTGATGAGAGAGGAATCCAGTGTACAAAATTAAGGTTTTCTTCATGACACTGTAGTGAATAACAATTGCCAAAATAAACCatcaaaagttaacattttagtAGAATCTGCTTTCTCTTAGGTGATCTTTGATCTTTAGAAGCCATTTCGAGCTTTAATGAAAACTGATCTGTTTAAATTGTGAGAATTTCAACATCTAAATTCATGAGAAGGACTTTGTCTGACAAAGGTGTGTGA
This window encodes:
- the anks4b gene encoding ankyrin repeat and SAM domain-containing protein 4B is translated as MSRYHKAAVDGNVDLLKEATRKHLNTADDDGMTPTLLAAFHGHVDALQLICSREGDPNKSDIWGNTPLHHASANGHMHIISFLVNFGANLFALDNDFHTPMDVAASRGHMDCVRFLDDASSQQTNQNPKKVANVKKEAQKEAERRVKFYEKVKKKHQNKMDRMSRGGSVNGSVSEASMGSGFSDDGTMRSEQFSKLIAADKSGSVTARVKGTLQKMGKKEKGTLQRSGGDGNVIFRRQENESSDKPEFLDVFEEQDESDPVSGEMEGYEDDDSRDEPSEVKQSIFNRPGFGGLIFMKKMNMETEDVVPTGNNESLGYLVENQLFEADEDAAGFEEAGDGDLPWDQEDLGLDDDEDEEMSPLAVFLSTISLPEFAPAFKREHLDLEALILCSDDDLKGIRIQLGPRKKILEAVARRTKAMENPGAIKDSSL